Proteins found in one Coffea eugenioides isolate CCC68of chromosome 5, Ceug_1.0, whole genome shotgun sequence genomic segment:
- the LOC113772056 gene encoding uncharacterized protein LOC113772056 → MVDHQSNTSSTSIMESKPLHPLHQIAETPTHKLLLKQWLKEEELILHRIALKETQIDSVRKEITQLYCFFFFFHSTALILLFSAATSAGGRSPFCRRSWIPSLCSLLCSLGIIWAVRYKTDVEGHLEKLLQREKEDGKLLAKCVEELKKKGVEFDLLKEVDALRRAKSLRVESTKAVRKWSSRDFVSFFFFTVACLVIALTRVILCNY, encoded by the coding sequence atggTTGATCATCAGAGCAACACCTCGTCAACTTCAATCATGGAATCGAAGCCCCTTCACCCGCTTCACCAGATCGCCGAGACCCCAACTCACAAGCTTCTCCTCAAGCAATGGCTCAAGGAAGAAGAGCTAATCCTCCACAGAATAGCCCTCAAGGAGACTCAAATTGACTCCGTCCGCAAAGAAATCACCCAACTCTActgcttcttctttttcttccattCCACAGCCCTCATCCTTCTCTTCAGCGCTGCCACCTCCGCAGGAGGCCGGAGCCCCTTCTGCCGCAGGTCTTGGATCCCATCTTTGTGTTCCCTCCTCTGCTCTCTTGGGATCATATGGGCTGTCAGGTACAAGACTGACGTGGAAGGCCATCTGGAGAAGCTTCTGCAGAGGGAAAAAGAGGACGGCAAATTGCTGGCCAAGTGCGTTGAGGAGTTGAAGAAGAAAGGGGTTGAATTTGACCTGTTGAAAGAAGTGGACGCGCTGAGGAGGGCTAAGAGTTTGAGGGTTGAATCCACTAAAGCCGTCAGGAAATGGTCATCTAGGgactttgtttctttcttcttcttcaccgTGGCTTGTTTGGTCATTGCTCTCACGAGAGTCATTTTGTGCAATTACTAA
- the LOC113770108 gene encoding probable LRR receptor-like serine/threonine-protein kinase At1g56140 isoform X1 — protein MGSDEGVPFWRPRAPPSAAAVFVVVVIVCSSVTNPVARAQKNQTQTNATRPTADPFEAMAVNSIFQKLGARATPNWNISGELCSGVAIGNTDIQTFNPGIKCDCSYNKGTLCHITRLRIYALDVVGDLPDELWNLTFLMDLNLGQNYLTGPLPPSIGRLTRMQYLTVGINALSGELPKELGMLTDLRSLSFSTNNFSGSFPNELGNLTRLTQLYFDSSGVSGAIPPTFAKLQSLVTVWGSDGRLTGQIPDFIGNWSQLTTLRFQGNAFHGRIPLSFSKLTSLTDLRISDLSNASSSLDFIRDMKSLSTLILRNNNISGSIPPNIGEYPRLQRLDLSFNNLSGRIPDSLLNLSSLTHLFLGNNKFTGSLPSQKSEVLQNIDLSYNELSGGFPSWVSGQNLQLNLVANNFTLSDSNSSSLPSGLNCLQRNFPCNRGVPIYYNFSIRCGGPSIRSANGILYEADNATFGPATYYTTNTQRWAVSNTGLPADASNPDYRSSSSSQFTNTLDSELFQTARMSAGSLRYYGLGLENGNYTVKLQFAESQILDTKSWMSLGRRHFDIYVQGNRVWKDFDIKKEAGGRSFTAVQREFTAYVSENYLEVHLFWAGKGTCCVPTQGSYGPFISAISAIPDFNPTVSNNAPTRKKKSTGSTGLIVGIVVPIGIASFLSVFAVYFFVQRRRRHQAFEEEEFLGMEARPYTFSYAELRAATNDFHPSNKLGEGGFGPVFKGTLEDGRVVAVKQLSVASHQGKSQFVAEIATISAVQHRNLVKLYGCCIEGNKRLLVYEYLENKSLDQALFGTNNLHLDWPTRFDICLGVARGLAYLHEESRLRIVHRDVKASNILLDSDLNPKISDFGLAKLYDDTKTHISTRVAGTIGYLAPEYAMRGHLTEKADVFGFGVVALEIVSGRPNSDSNLEENKIYLLEWAWNLHENDSEIELVDSKLVECDENEVKRVIGVALLCIQASPALRPSMSRVVAMLSGDTEVTTVTTRPGYLTDWKFRDSTSFISSNEKTSGSNSRSLGAEQIYSPGNAEEPMISDILGDGR, from the exons ATGGGATCAGATGAAGGAGTACCGTTTTGGAGGCCGAGGGCGCCCCCGTCAGCGGCTGCTGTTTTTGTGGTTGTTGTTATTGTATGCTCGTCGGTTACAAATCCGGTAGCAAGAGCCCAGAAGAATCAAACGCAGACTAATGCCACAAGGCCCACAGCTGATCCTTTTGAAG CAATGGCCGTGAATTCCATCTTTCAGAAATTGGGGGCTCGAGCAACCCCTAATTGGAATATTAGCGGCGAATTATGCAGTGGAGTGGCCATCGGCAACACAGACATCCAAACCTTCAACCCTGGCATCAAATGCGATTGCTCTTACAACAAGGGTACTCTATGCCACATCACTAGATT GAGGATTTATGCATTGGATGTCGTCGGAGACCTCCCAGATGAGCTCTGGAATTTGACTTTCCTTATGGATTT aaatttgggacaaaattACCTTACAGGTCCGCTACCTCCATCCATTGGCAGGCTGACTAGGATGCAATACCT GACTGTCGGCATAAATGCATTATCTGGAGAGCTTCCTAAAGAACTTGGGATGCTAACGGACTTAAGATCATT GTCATTTAGCACAAACAACTTCTCTGGTTCTTTCCCAAATGAACTTGGGAATTTAACGAGGCTGACACAACT TTATTTTGATAGCTCTGGAGTTAGCGGTGCTATACCTCCAACATTCGCAAAATTGCAAAGCCTTGTTACAGT ATGGGGTTCGGATGGTCGACTAACTGGCCAGATACCTGACTTCATAGGAAATTGGTCACAGCTTACTACCCT AAGGTTCCAAGGAAATGCTTTTCACGGTAGAATTCCATTGTCATTTTCCAAGTTGACATCCTTAACGGACTT GAGGATAAGTGATCTCTCTAATGCAAGCTCCTCTTTGGACTTTATCAGGGATATGAAGTCTTTAAGCACCTT AATTTTGCGAAACAACAATATTTCGGGTTCTATTCCTCCCAACATTGGAGAATATCCGAGATTACAAAGGCT GGATTTGAGCTTCAACAATCTGAGTGGACGTATTCCAGACTCACTTCTCAATCTTAGTTCTCTCACTCATTT ATTTCTTGGTAATAACAAATTTACTGGCTCCCTGCCTTCACAAAAGAGTGAGGTTCTCCAGAATAT AGACCTTTCATACAATGAATTATCTGGGGGCTTCCCTTCTTGGGTCAGTGGTCAAAACTTACAACT TAATTTGGTGGCCAACAACTTCACATTATCAGATTCAAACAGCAG TAGTCTGCCATCAGGATTGAACTGTCTTCAACGGAATTTCCCATGCAACCGAGGAGTTCCAATCT ATTACAACTTCTCAATCAGGTGTGGAGGTCCATCAATAAGGTCTGCTAATGGGATTTTGTACGAGGCAGATAATGCAACTTTTGGTCCAGCAACTTACTATACAACGAATACACAGAGATGGGCAGTCAGTAATACTGGTCTGCCCGCTGATGCCAGCAATCCAGATTACAGATCCTCCTCTTCAAGTCAGTTCACAAATACTTTGGATTCAGAGCTTTTCCAGACTGCACGTATGTCAGCCGGATCGCTGAGATACTATGGCTTGGGCCTGGAGAATGGTAACTACACAGTGAAACTCCAGTTTGCAGAGTCACAAATTCTAGATACTAAAAGTTGGATGAGTCTTGGAAGGCGTCATTTTGATATATATGTCCAG GGGAATCGAGTGTGGAAAGATTTTGACATAAAAAAAGAGGCTGGAGGACGTTCTTTCACTGCCGTTCAAAGGGAATTCACAGCTTATGTGTCTGAAAACTATCTTGAAGTCCATCTATTTTGGGCCGGAAAGGGGACTTGTTGTGTTCCTACTCAAGGTTCATATGGACCTTTCATCTCTGCAATCAGTGCAATCCCAG ATTTCAATCCCACCGTTAGTAATAATGCTCCCACTAGAAAGAAGAAAAGCACTGGAAGCACTGGTCTGATTGTGGGGATCGTAGTTCCCATAGGAATTGCAAGCTTTTTGTCAGTTTTTGCTGTGTACTTTTTCGTTCAGAGAAGAAGAAGGCACCAGGCTTTTGAGGAAGAAG AGTTCTTGGGGATGGAAGCCAGGCCATACACCTTCAGTTATGCAGAGCTAAGAGCTGCGACAAATGACTTCCATCCTAGTAACAAACTTGGAGAGGGAGGATTTGGTCCTGTCTTCAAG GGAACACTTGAAGATGGCAGAGTTGTTGCTGTTAAACAACTCTCTGTGGCATCCCACCAAGGAAAGAGTCAATTTGTGGCAGAGATTGCTACCATATCTGCAGTGCAGCATCGTAACCTTGTGAAATTATATGGCTGTTGCATTGAGGGAAATAAAAGACTGCTCGTTTATGAGTATCTTGAGAACAAGAGTCTTGATCAAGCATTATTTG GAACTAATAATCTACACCTTGACTGGCCTACCCGATTTGACATATGCCTTGGAGTGGCAAGGGGTCTAGCCTACCTTCACGAAGAATCTCGACTTCGAATAGTGCACAGAGACGTAAAGGCCAGTAATATTCTACTTGATTCTGATCTAAACCCCAAGATTTCAGACTTTGGCTTGGCTAAACTTTATGATGACACAAAGACACATATAAGCACGCGTGTAGCGGGCACAAT AGGCTATCTGGCACCAGAATATGCCATGCGTGGACACCTCACAGAGAAGGCTGACGTGTTTGGATTCGGAGTTGTTGCTTTGGAGATTGTCAGTGGAAGGCCAAACTCTGACTCGAATTTGGAGGAAAATAAGATATATCTTCTAGAATGG GCCTGGAACTTACATGAAAATGACTCTGAAATCGAGTTGGTTGACAGTAAATTAGTTGAATGTGATGAGAATGAAGTTAAAAGAGTGATAGGTGTGGCTCTCTTGTGCATACAAGCATCTCCAGCTTTACGGCCTTCTATGTCACGTGTGGTGGCAATGCTTTCTGGGGATACTGAGGTAACCACAGTCACTACGCGGCCTGGATACTTGACTGATTGGAAGTTTAGGGATTCAACAAGCTTCATCAGCAGCAATGAAAAAACATCAGGATCTAATAGCCGCAGCTTGGGAGCTGAGCAAATTTATTCCCCTGGAAATGCTGAAGAACCCATGATTTCTGATATCCTTGGTGATGGCAGATGA
- the LOC113770108 gene encoding probable LRR receptor-like serine/threonine-protein kinase At1g56140 isoform X2: MGSDEGVPFWRPRAPPSAAAVFVVVVIVCSSVTNPVARAQKNQTQTNATRPTADPFEAMAVNSIFQKLGARATPNWNISGELCSGVAIGNTDIQTFNPGIKCDCSYNKGTLCHITRLRIYALDVVGDLPDELWNLTFLMDLNLGQNYLTGPLPPSIGRLTRMQYLTVGINALSGELPKELGMLTDLRSLSFSTNNFSGSFPNELGNLTRLTQLYFDSSGVSGAIPPTFAKLQSLVTVWGSDGRLTGQIPDFIGNWSQLTTLRFQGNAFHGRIPLSFSKLTSLTDLRISDLSNASSSLDFIRDMKSLSTLILRNNNISGSIPPNIGEYPRLQRLDLSFNNLSGRIPDSLLNLSSLTHLFLGNNKFTGSLPSQKSEVLQNIDLSYNELSGGFPSWVSGQNLQLNLVANNFTLSDSNSSLPSGLNCLQRNFPCNRGVPIYYNFSIRCGGPSIRSANGILYEADNATFGPATYYTTNTQRWAVSNTGLPADASNPDYRSSSSSQFTNTLDSELFQTARMSAGSLRYYGLGLENGNYTVKLQFAESQILDTKSWMSLGRRHFDIYVQGNRVWKDFDIKKEAGGRSFTAVQREFTAYVSENYLEVHLFWAGKGTCCVPTQGSYGPFISAISAIPDFNPTVSNNAPTRKKKSTGSTGLIVGIVVPIGIASFLSVFAVYFFVQRRRRHQAFEEEEFLGMEARPYTFSYAELRAATNDFHPSNKLGEGGFGPVFKGTLEDGRVVAVKQLSVASHQGKSQFVAEIATISAVQHRNLVKLYGCCIEGNKRLLVYEYLENKSLDQALFGTNNLHLDWPTRFDICLGVARGLAYLHEESRLRIVHRDVKASNILLDSDLNPKISDFGLAKLYDDTKTHISTRVAGTIGYLAPEYAMRGHLTEKADVFGFGVVALEIVSGRPNSDSNLEENKIYLLEWAWNLHENDSEIELVDSKLVECDENEVKRVIGVALLCIQASPALRPSMSRVVAMLSGDTEVTTVTTRPGYLTDWKFRDSTSFISSNEKTSGSNSRSLGAEQIYSPGNAEEPMISDILGDGR; this comes from the exons ATGGGATCAGATGAAGGAGTACCGTTTTGGAGGCCGAGGGCGCCCCCGTCAGCGGCTGCTGTTTTTGTGGTTGTTGTTATTGTATGCTCGTCGGTTACAAATCCGGTAGCAAGAGCCCAGAAGAATCAAACGCAGACTAATGCCACAAGGCCCACAGCTGATCCTTTTGAAG CAATGGCCGTGAATTCCATCTTTCAGAAATTGGGGGCTCGAGCAACCCCTAATTGGAATATTAGCGGCGAATTATGCAGTGGAGTGGCCATCGGCAACACAGACATCCAAACCTTCAACCCTGGCATCAAATGCGATTGCTCTTACAACAAGGGTACTCTATGCCACATCACTAGATT GAGGATTTATGCATTGGATGTCGTCGGAGACCTCCCAGATGAGCTCTGGAATTTGACTTTCCTTATGGATTT aaatttgggacaaaattACCTTACAGGTCCGCTACCTCCATCCATTGGCAGGCTGACTAGGATGCAATACCT GACTGTCGGCATAAATGCATTATCTGGAGAGCTTCCTAAAGAACTTGGGATGCTAACGGACTTAAGATCATT GTCATTTAGCACAAACAACTTCTCTGGTTCTTTCCCAAATGAACTTGGGAATTTAACGAGGCTGACACAACT TTATTTTGATAGCTCTGGAGTTAGCGGTGCTATACCTCCAACATTCGCAAAATTGCAAAGCCTTGTTACAGT ATGGGGTTCGGATGGTCGACTAACTGGCCAGATACCTGACTTCATAGGAAATTGGTCACAGCTTACTACCCT AAGGTTCCAAGGAAATGCTTTTCACGGTAGAATTCCATTGTCATTTTCCAAGTTGACATCCTTAACGGACTT GAGGATAAGTGATCTCTCTAATGCAAGCTCCTCTTTGGACTTTATCAGGGATATGAAGTCTTTAAGCACCTT AATTTTGCGAAACAACAATATTTCGGGTTCTATTCCTCCCAACATTGGAGAATATCCGAGATTACAAAGGCT GGATTTGAGCTTCAACAATCTGAGTGGACGTATTCCAGACTCACTTCTCAATCTTAGTTCTCTCACTCATTT ATTTCTTGGTAATAACAAATTTACTGGCTCCCTGCCTTCACAAAAGAGTGAGGTTCTCCAGAATAT AGACCTTTCATACAATGAATTATCTGGGGGCTTCCCTTCTTGGGTCAGTGGTCAAAACTTACAACT TAATTTGGTGGCCAACAACTTCACATTATCAGATTCAAACAGCAG TCTGCCATCAGGATTGAACTGTCTTCAACGGAATTTCCCATGCAACCGAGGAGTTCCAATCT ATTACAACTTCTCAATCAGGTGTGGAGGTCCATCAATAAGGTCTGCTAATGGGATTTTGTACGAGGCAGATAATGCAACTTTTGGTCCAGCAACTTACTATACAACGAATACACAGAGATGGGCAGTCAGTAATACTGGTCTGCCCGCTGATGCCAGCAATCCAGATTACAGATCCTCCTCTTCAAGTCAGTTCACAAATACTTTGGATTCAGAGCTTTTCCAGACTGCACGTATGTCAGCCGGATCGCTGAGATACTATGGCTTGGGCCTGGAGAATGGTAACTACACAGTGAAACTCCAGTTTGCAGAGTCACAAATTCTAGATACTAAAAGTTGGATGAGTCTTGGAAGGCGTCATTTTGATATATATGTCCAG GGGAATCGAGTGTGGAAAGATTTTGACATAAAAAAAGAGGCTGGAGGACGTTCTTTCACTGCCGTTCAAAGGGAATTCACAGCTTATGTGTCTGAAAACTATCTTGAAGTCCATCTATTTTGGGCCGGAAAGGGGACTTGTTGTGTTCCTACTCAAGGTTCATATGGACCTTTCATCTCTGCAATCAGTGCAATCCCAG ATTTCAATCCCACCGTTAGTAATAATGCTCCCACTAGAAAGAAGAAAAGCACTGGAAGCACTGGTCTGATTGTGGGGATCGTAGTTCCCATAGGAATTGCAAGCTTTTTGTCAGTTTTTGCTGTGTACTTTTTCGTTCAGAGAAGAAGAAGGCACCAGGCTTTTGAGGAAGAAG AGTTCTTGGGGATGGAAGCCAGGCCATACACCTTCAGTTATGCAGAGCTAAGAGCTGCGACAAATGACTTCCATCCTAGTAACAAACTTGGAGAGGGAGGATTTGGTCCTGTCTTCAAG GGAACACTTGAAGATGGCAGAGTTGTTGCTGTTAAACAACTCTCTGTGGCATCCCACCAAGGAAAGAGTCAATTTGTGGCAGAGATTGCTACCATATCTGCAGTGCAGCATCGTAACCTTGTGAAATTATATGGCTGTTGCATTGAGGGAAATAAAAGACTGCTCGTTTATGAGTATCTTGAGAACAAGAGTCTTGATCAAGCATTATTTG GAACTAATAATCTACACCTTGACTGGCCTACCCGATTTGACATATGCCTTGGAGTGGCAAGGGGTCTAGCCTACCTTCACGAAGAATCTCGACTTCGAATAGTGCACAGAGACGTAAAGGCCAGTAATATTCTACTTGATTCTGATCTAAACCCCAAGATTTCAGACTTTGGCTTGGCTAAACTTTATGATGACACAAAGACACATATAAGCACGCGTGTAGCGGGCACAAT AGGCTATCTGGCACCAGAATATGCCATGCGTGGACACCTCACAGAGAAGGCTGACGTGTTTGGATTCGGAGTTGTTGCTTTGGAGATTGTCAGTGGAAGGCCAAACTCTGACTCGAATTTGGAGGAAAATAAGATATATCTTCTAGAATGG GCCTGGAACTTACATGAAAATGACTCTGAAATCGAGTTGGTTGACAGTAAATTAGTTGAATGTGATGAGAATGAAGTTAAAAGAGTGATAGGTGTGGCTCTCTTGTGCATACAAGCATCTCCAGCTTTACGGCCTTCTATGTCACGTGTGGTGGCAATGCTTTCTGGGGATACTGAGGTAACCACAGTCACTACGCGGCCTGGATACTTGACTGATTGGAAGTTTAGGGATTCAACAAGCTTCATCAGCAGCAATGAAAAAACATCAGGATCTAATAGCCGCAGCTTGGGAGCTGAGCAAATTTATTCCCCTGGAAATGCTGAAGAACCCATGATTTCTGATATCCTTGGTGATGGCAGATGA
- the LOC113770108 gene encoding probable LRR receptor-like serine/threonine-protein kinase At1g56140 isoform X3, with product MQYLTVGINALSGELPKELGMLTDLRSLSFSTNNFSGSFPNELGNLTRLTQLYFDSSGVSGAIPPTFAKLQSLVTVWGSDGRLTGQIPDFIGNWSQLTTLRFQGNAFHGRIPLSFSKLTSLTDLRISDLSNASSSLDFIRDMKSLSTLILRNNNISGSIPPNIGEYPRLQRLDLSFNNLSGRIPDSLLNLSSLTHLFLGNNKFTGSLPSQKSEVLQNIDLSYNELSGGFPSWVSGQNLQLNLVANNFTLSDSNSSSLPSGLNCLQRNFPCNRGVPIYYNFSIRCGGPSIRSANGILYEADNATFGPATYYTTNTQRWAVSNTGLPADASNPDYRSSSSSQFTNTLDSELFQTARMSAGSLRYYGLGLENGNYTVKLQFAESQILDTKSWMSLGRRHFDIYVQGNRVWKDFDIKKEAGGRSFTAVQREFTAYVSENYLEVHLFWAGKGTCCVPTQGSYGPFISAISAIPDFNPTVSNNAPTRKKKSTGSTGLIVGIVVPIGIASFLSVFAVYFFVQRRRRHQAFEEEEFLGMEARPYTFSYAELRAATNDFHPSNKLGEGGFGPVFKGTLEDGRVVAVKQLSVASHQGKSQFVAEIATISAVQHRNLVKLYGCCIEGNKRLLVYEYLENKSLDQALFGTNNLHLDWPTRFDICLGVARGLAYLHEESRLRIVHRDVKASNILLDSDLNPKISDFGLAKLYDDTKTHISTRVAGTIGYLAPEYAMRGHLTEKADVFGFGVVALEIVSGRPNSDSNLEENKIYLLEWAWNLHENDSEIELVDSKLVECDENEVKRVIGVALLCIQASPALRPSMSRVVAMLSGDTEVTTVTTRPGYLTDWKFRDSTSFISSNEKTSGSNSRSLGAEQIYSPGNAEEPMISDILGDGR from the exons ATGCAATACCT GACTGTCGGCATAAATGCATTATCTGGAGAGCTTCCTAAAGAACTTGGGATGCTAACGGACTTAAGATCATT GTCATTTAGCACAAACAACTTCTCTGGTTCTTTCCCAAATGAACTTGGGAATTTAACGAGGCTGACACAACT TTATTTTGATAGCTCTGGAGTTAGCGGTGCTATACCTCCAACATTCGCAAAATTGCAAAGCCTTGTTACAGT ATGGGGTTCGGATGGTCGACTAACTGGCCAGATACCTGACTTCATAGGAAATTGGTCACAGCTTACTACCCT AAGGTTCCAAGGAAATGCTTTTCACGGTAGAATTCCATTGTCATTTTCCAAGTTGACATCCTTAACGGACTT GAGGATAAGTGATCTCTCTAATGCAAGCTCCTCTTTGGACTTTATCAGGGATATGAAGTCTTTAAGCACCTT AATTTTGCGAAACAACAATATTTCGGGTTCTATTCCTCCCAACATTGGAGAATATCCGAGATTACAAAGGCT GGATTTGAGCTTCAACAATCTGAGTGGACGTATTCCAGACTCACTTCTCAATCTTAGTTCTCTCACTCATTT ATTTCTTGGTAATAACAAATTTACTGGCTCCCTGCCTTCACAAAAGAGTGAGGTTCTCCAGAATAT AGACCTTTCATACAATGAATTATCTGGGGGCTTCCCTTCTTGGGTCAGTGGTCAAAACTTACAACT TAATTTGGTGGCCAACAACTTCACATTATCAGATTCAAACAGCAG TAGTCTGCCATCAGGATTGAACTGTCTTCAACGGAATTTCCCATGCAACCGAGGAGTTCCAATCT ATTACAACTTCTCAATCAGGTGTGGAGGTCCATCAATAAGGTCTGCTAATGGGATTTTGTACGAGGCAGATAATGCAACTTTTGGTCCAGCAACTTACTATACAACGAATACACAGAGATGGGCAGTCAGTAATACTGGTCTGCCCGCTGATGCCAGCAATCCAGATTACAGATCCTCCTCTTCAAGTCAGTTCACAAATACTTTGGATTCAGAGCTTTTCCAGACTGCACGTATGTCAGCCGGATCGCTGAGATACTATGGCTTGGGCCTGGAGAATGGTAACTACACAGTGAAACTCCAGTTTGCAGAGTCACAAATTCTAGATACTAAAAGTTGGATGAGTCTTGGAAGGCGTCATTTTGATATATATGTCCAG GGGAATCGAGTGTGGAAAGATTTTGACATAAAAAAAGAGGCTGGAGGACGTTCTTTCACTGCCGTTCAAAGGGAATTCACAGCTTATGTGTCTGAAAACTATCTTGAAGTCCATCTATTTTGGGCCGGAAAGGGGACTTGTTGTGTTCCTACTCAAGGTTCATATGGACCTTTCATCTCTGCAATCAGTGCAATCCCAG ATTTCAATCCCACCGTTAGTAATAATGCTCCCACTAGAAAGAAGAAAAGCACTGGAAGCACTGGTCTGATTGTGGGGATCGTAGTTCCCATAGGAATTGCAAGCTTTTTGTCAGTTTTTGCTGTGTACTTTTTCGTTCAGAGAAGAAGAAGGCACCAGGCTTTTGAGGAAGAAG AGTTCTTGGGGATGGAAGCCAGGCCATACACCTTCAGTTATGCAGAGCTAAGAGCTGCGACAAATGACTTCCATCCTAGTAACAAACTTGGAGAGGGAGGATTTGGTCCTGTCTTCAAG GGAACACTTGAAGATGGCAGAGTTGTTGCTGTTAAACAACTCTCTGTGGCATCCCACCAAGGAAAGAGTCAATTTGTGGCAGAGATTGCTACCATATCTGCAGTGCAGCATCGTAACCTTGTGAAATTATATGGCTGTTGCATTGAGGGAAATAAAAGACTGCTCGTTTATGAGTATCTTGAGAACAAGAGTCTTGATCAAGCATTATTTG GAACTAATAATCTACACCTTGACTGGCCTACCCGATTTGACATATGCCTTGGAGTGGCAAGGGGTCTAGCCTACCTTCACGAAGAATCTCGACTTCGAATAGTGCACAGAGACGTAAAGGCCAGTAATATTCTACTTGATTCTGATCTAAACCCCAAGATTTCAGACTTTGGCTTGGCTAAACTTTATGATGACACAAAGACACATATAAGCACGCGTGTAGCGGGCACAAT AGGCTATCTGGCACCAGAATATGCCATGCGTGGACACCTCACAGAGAAGGCTGACGTGTTTGGATTCGGAGTTGTTGCTTTGGAGATTGTCAGTGGAAGGCCAAACTCTGACTCGAATTTGGAGGAAAATAAGATATATCTTCTAGAATGG GCCTGGAACTTACATGAAAATGACTCTGAAATCGAGTTGGTTGACAGTAAATTAGTTGAATGTGATGAGAATGAAGTTAAAAGAGTGATAGGTGTGGCTCTCTTGTGCATACAAGCATCTCCAGCTTTACGGCCTTCTATGTCACGTGTGGTGGCAATGCTTTCTGGGGATACTGAGGTAACCACAGTCACTACGCGGCCTGGATACTTGACTGATTGGAAGTTTAGGGATTCAACAAGCTTCATCAGCAGCAATGAAAAAACATCAGGATCTAATAGCCGCAGCTTGGGAGCTGAGCAAATTTATTCCCCTGGAAATGCTGAAGAACCCATGATTTCTGATATCCTTGGTGATGGCAGATGA
- the LOC113771283 gene encoding uncharacterized protein LOC113771283 — MDKHCAETTSDWMAKKLVGIMRDHPNMTSKGVEVELRKYGVKPSKMQIFRTKNKALNEIEGTHAESYSKLPSYAELLRNNNPNSCRPFVGFDGCFLKGPFGGVLLTAVALDANNSIFPIAFAVTECENKDTWRWFFYYFQEFFGPLDNNIPLTFMSDRQKGLNLAYEEIFPDATGRHCCRHISNFKSQFPGILLKSFFWKAAKSYDVVGYNEAMASIKDINIAAWRYLDKIPRSSWCRYVFSSELKCDHVTNNFTESFNNWVGDFRGKPILTLVDGLRRKFMKKLHKRYQKGCTLTANITPRIAEKLTQISQASRKREIHMASEDTFEIGDGDRSYIVNLSKRIYDCGAFQISGIPCKHAALGIIYRREKLEHYCEA, encoded by the exons ATGGATAAACACTGTGCTGAAACCACTTCTGATTGGATGGCCAAGAAGCTGGTTGGTATCATGAGAGATCATCCTAATATGACCAGCAAAGGTGTAGAGGTAGAGTTGAGAAAGTATGGTGTGAAGCCAAGTAAAATGCAAATTTTCAGAACTAAGAACAAAGCACTTAATGAAATAGAAGGCACACATGCTGAATCTTATTCTAAACTCCCCTCATATGCTGAACTGTTAAGGAACAATAATCCCAATA GTTGTAGACCTTTTGTGGGATTTGATGGATGTTTCTTGAAGGGTCCATTTGGAGGTGTGCTTCTCACAGCAGTTGCTTTGGATGCAAACAACAGCATTTTTCCAATAGCATTTGCTGTAACTGAATGCGAGAACAAGGATACTTGGAGGTGGTTCTTCTATTACTTTCAAGAGTTCTTTGGACCATTAGACAACAACATCCCTTTAACTTTCATGAGTGATAGGCAGAAGGGACTGAATCTTGCTTATGAGGAGATATTTCCTGATGCAACTGGTAGGCATTGTTGTAGGCATATAAGCAATTTCAAGTCTCAATTTCCAGGAATATTACTTAAAAGTTTCTTTTGGAAGGCAGCAAAAAGTTATGATGTTGTTGGCTATAATGAAGCAATGGCAAGTATTAAAGATATTAACATTGCTGCTTGGAGATATCTCGACAAAATTCCAAGAAGTTCCTGGTGTAGGTATGTCTTCTCATCTGAACTTAAGTGTGATCATGTAACAAATAATTTCACTGAATCCTTTAATAATTGGGTTGGTGATTTTAGAGGAAAGCCTATACTAACATTAGTGGATGGTTTGAGGAGAAAGTTCATGAAAAAGTTGCACAAGAGGTACCAGAAAGGTTGCACTTTGACTGCTAATATCACTCCCAGGATTGCTGAGAAACTCACACAGATTAGCCAAGCATCAAGAAAACGTGAGATACATATGGCTAGTGAAGATACATTCGAGATTGGTGATGGTGACAGAAGCTACATAGTTAATCTCAGCAAAAGAATCTATGATTGTGGTGCTTTTCAGATATCTGGAATTCCATGTAAACATGCAGCATTGGGAATTATTTACAGGAGAGAAAAATTGGAACATTACTGTGAAGCCTAG